In the genome of Pseudomonas sp. B33.4, the window GTCATGGTGCTGCTCTACAGCTGGATCTTCTTTGAAGTGAAGCTGTACTCGGACATGTTGCTGCAAGTGATTTACGCCGCATTGCAAGTCTATGGCTGGTGGCAATGGACTCGCGCCGGGACGATGCATGACGGCCGCGAGGTCACCCGCCTCGATCAACGCTCTATCCTGATCGGCCTCGGTGCTGGCGCGGTCGGCAGCCTGCTGCTCGGCGCGGCCATGGCCCACTGGACCGACGCCGCGCAACCGTGGCTCGATGCCGCGCTCACCGGTTTCAGCCTGGTCGCGCAACTGTGGATGGCGCAGAAACGCCTGCAGTGCTGGGCGCTGTGGTTCGTGCTCGATGTGATCTTTGTCGGCTTGTTCATCTATAAAGGGCTGTACCTGACCGCTGCGCTGTACGGGCTGTTTACCTTGCTGGCGATTCAAGGCTTTCGCGAATGGCGCGCCGATCCGGCGTTGCGCACATGAAGGTCGTGGTCCTGACCGGGCCCGAATCCACCGGCAAGAGCTGGCTGGCGGCGGGACTGCAACAACGCTTTGGCGGCTTGCGCGTGGATGAATACGTGCGTCGGTTTATCGAACTCAATCCCCGCGATACGTGCCTTGCCGACATCCCTGATATCGCTCGGGGCCAACTGCAATGGGAAGATGAAGCGCGGGCGCAACAGCCTGCGCTGCTGATCCTCGACACCCATTTGCTGAGCAACATGCTGTGGAGCCATACCCTGTTTGCCGACTGTCCG includes:
- the pnuC gene encoding nicotinamide riboside transporter PnuC, which translates into the protein MSGLELFAAALGVVAVWLTVKQNPWCWPIGLVMVLLYSWIFFEVKLYSDMLLQVIYAALQVYGWWQWTRAGTMHDGREVTRLDQRSILIGLGAGAVGSLLLGAAMAHWTDAAQPWLDAALTGFSLVAQLWMAQKRLQCWALWFVLDVIFVGLFIYKGLYLTAALYGLFTLLAIQGFREWRADPALRT
- a CDS encoding AAA family ATPase; translation: MKVVVLTGPESTGKSWLAAGLQQRFGGLRVDEYVRRFIELNPRDTCLADIPDIARGQLQWEDEARAQQPALLILDTHLLSNMLWSHTLFADCPGWLETELLARHYDLHLLLSPEQVDWTDDGQRCQPDLDERLAFYQSTQNWLETHHQRFLIIQGNWAERQRQAFAAVEQLLAE